A window from Pantanalinema sp. encodes these proteins:
- a CDS encoding glycosyltransferase family 39 protein — translation MSEILFAGAVFVSMLGFGVNAIHNPHGGWDAWAIWNLRARFLFRGEAHWTDAFSETLAWSHPDYPLLLPAAIARAWHYGALETQLVPALIGFMFTFATVGLMVWGVGRLRGRSQGLLAGLVLLGTPFFVQHGASQYAEPPLAFYFLATLVLLTSANAAAPSERYRWLFLAALAAGFGAWTKNEGGLFLLVMLLVQGACWVRAKGRRWSRYDLAGMGAGLAGPALLLLAFKKTLAPANDVIGAQTAGTLASHLLDPARHAQIAAAFWEQFNRFGHGMAVGLVVFMLLAGRERSLRGVRPTWAVVGLMLAGYYGVYLITPWNLGWHLATSLDRLFLQLWPCAVFAAMLGARGIAPAGGESDAAVRSRLEGLEPVQTKAT, via the coding sequence TTGTCGGAGATCCTCTTTGCCGGCGCGGTGTTCGTGAGCATGCTAGGGTTCGGGGTCAACGCCATCCACAACCCGCACGGCGGATGGGATGCATGGGCCATCTGGAACCTGCGCGCCCGCTTCCTGTTCCGGGGGGAAGCACACTGGACGGATGCCTTTTCGGAGACCTTGGCGTGGTCTCATCCCGACTATCCGCTGCTCCTGCCGGCCGCGATCGCCCGTGCCTGGCACTACGGCGCCCTGGAGACCCAGCTCGTTCCGGCACTGATCGGGTTCATGTTCACGTTCGCCACGGTCGGCCTCATGGTCTGGGGCGTCGGTCGCTTGCGGGGGCGCTCGCAAGGCCTGCTTGCAGGCCTGGTGCTCCTGGGCACCCCCTTCTTCGTGCAGCATGGAGCCAGCCAGTACGCCGAGCCTCCTCTGGCCTTCTATTTCCTCGCCACGCTTGTCCTGCTGACCTCGGCGAATGCCGCAGCTCCCTCCGAGCGCTACCGCTGGCTCTTCCTGGCGGCCCTGGCCGCAGGCTTCGGCGCCTGGACCAAGAATGAAGGGGGCCTCTTCCTCTTGGTGATGCTGCTGGTCCAGGGGGCGTGCTGGGTGCGGGCGAAGGGACGTCGCTGGTCGCGATACGACCTCGCCGGGATGGGGGCAGGCCTGGCTGGACCGGCGCTTCTGCTGCTGGCCTTCAAGAAGACGCTCGCTCCTGCGAACGACGTGATCGGAGCCCAGACCGCCGGGACGCTCGCCTCACACCTGCTCGATCCTGCGCGACATGCCCAGATCGCAGCCGCCTTCTGGGAGCAATTCAACCGCTTCGGCCACGGCATGGCCGTGGGTCTCGTGGTGTTCATGCTGCTGGCGGGACGCGAGCGATCGCTTCGGGGCGTCCGACCCACCTGGGCGGTCGTGGGCCTCATGCTGGCGGGTTACTACGGGGTCTATCTCATCACGCCCTGGAATCTGGGGTGGCACCTCGCGACGTCACTGGATCGACTCTTCCTGCAACTGTGGCCTTGCGCGGTCTTCGCGGCGATGCTGGGCGCGCGCGGCATCGCGCCAGCAGGTGGCGAGTCTGACGCCGCCGTCAGGTCTCGTCTCGAAGGACTGGAACCCGTTCAGACGAAGGCGACTTGA
- a CDS encoding glycosyltransferase family 2 protein has translation MLISVVIPIFNEEAIIPELHRRLTAAMEGMPEDYELVFVNDGSRDRSVELLRELATRDVHSRLVNLSRNFGHQIAITAGMDHAQGDAVVIIDADLQDPPEVIAELAAKWREGYDVVYAVREQRQGESLFKRVTAAGFYRLISKITNVDIPVDTGDFRLMSRTAVEGLKRVREKNRFVRGLVAWLGFKQTGVKFVRHERFAGETKYPLKKMLKFAFDGITSFSFLPLQLATYMGFIVSGASFLGILYVVYLRFFTQATIVGWASLMAVLLFLGGVQLITIGIIGEYIGRIYEEVKGRPLYLTQEVLGFKSPSSERVPVLRDET, from the coding sequence GTGCTGATTTCGGTCGTCATTCCCATCTTCAACGAGGAAGCCATCATCCCCGAGCTGCACCGCCGACTCACCGCGGCGATGGAGGGGATGCCCGAGGACTACGAGCTGGTCTTCGTCAACGACGGCAGCCGCGATCGCTCGGTGGAGCTGCTCAGGGAGCTTGCCACGCGGGACGTCCACTCGCGCCTGGTCAACCTCTCGCGCAACTTCGGCCACCAGATCGCCATCACGGCGGGGATGGACCACGCCCAGGGCGACGCGGTCGTCATCATCGACGCCGACCTCCAGGATCCGCCCGAGGTCATCGCCGAGCTCGCCGCCAAGTGGCGCGAGGGCTACGACGTGGTCTACGCCGTGCGCGAGCAGCGGCAGGGCGAGAGCCTCTTCAAGCGGGTGACGGCCGCGGGCTTCTACCGCCTGATCTCCAAGATCACCAACGTGGACATCCCCGTCGACACGGGCGACTTCCGCCTCATGAGCCGCACGGCGGTGGAGGGGCTCAAGCGCGTCCGCGAGAAGAACCGCTTCGTGCGGGGCCTGGTCGCCTGGCTCGGGTTCAAGCAGACCGGGGTCAAGTTCGTGCGCCACGAGCGCTTCGCCGGCGAGACCAAGTACCCCCTCAAGAAGATGCTGAAGTTCGCCTTCGACGGCATCACGAGCTTCTCGTTCCTGCCCCTGCAACTGGCGACCTACATGGGCTTTATCGTCTCGGGCGCAAGCTTCCTGGGGATCCTCTACGTGGTCTACCTGCGCTTTTTCACCCAGGCCACCATCGTCGGCTGGGCCTCGCTCATGGCGGTGTTGCTCTTCCTGGGCGGGGTGCAGCTCATCACCATCGGGATCATCGGCGAGTACATCGGCCGCATCTACGAGGAGGTCAAGGGGCGCCCCCTCTACCTCACCCAGGAGGTCCTGGGCTTCAAGTCGCCTTCGTCTGAACGGGTTCCAGTCCTTCGAGACGAGACCTGA
- a CDS encoding glycosyltransferase family 2 protein, with the protein MAEIGVVIVTWNSAKTIEACLNSIPAGEPVAVVDNASSDDTLDRVRAARADALVLAQDANLGFGAACNVGAAALGARDILLLNPDAELARNTIERLRAALASSPEVGVVGPAIHDAEGDIELSWGADPTLLWEWRRARAHAKGEVVAPEGGAVDWVTGGCCAIRRETWEAIGGFDAGFFLYFEDLDLCRRARGAGYQVVFLPEATARHVRGVSARQLGTRTERHYRTSQLYYYRKHASWAELLGLRAYLAIKYAAKALRTPRHASIYLEVLAAVFRGA; encoded by the coding sequence GTGGCTGAGATCGGCGTCGTCATCGTCACCTGGAACTCGGCCAAGACCATCGAGGCGTGTCTGAACTCGATCCCGGCCGGGGAGCCGGTGGCCGTCGTCGACAACGCGTCGAGCGACGACACCCTCGACCGGGTACGAGCGGCGCGAGCGGATGCGCTCGTCCTGGCCCAGGACGCGAACCTCGGCTTCGGCGCCGCCTGCAACGTCGGAGCTGCCGCCCTCGGTGCCCGCGACATCCTCTTGCTCAACCCGGACGCCGAGCTGGCGCGTAACACGATCGAGCGCTTGCGCGCCGCGCTCGCCTCTTCGCCCGAGGTCGGCGTGGTCGGCCCCGCCATCCACGACGCCGAAGGCGACATCGAGCTCTCCTGGGGCGCCGACCCGACCCTGTTGTGGGAATGGCGGCGGGCACGGGCCCACGCGAAGGGAGAAGTCGTGGCGCCCGAAGGCGGCGCCGTGGACTGGGTCACGGGGGGATGCTGCGCGATCCGGCGCGAGACCTGGGAAGCGATCGGCGGCTTCGATGCGGGTTTCTTTCTCTACTTCGAGGACCTGGATCTGTGCCGGCGCGCCCGCGGTGCCGGCTATCAGGTCGTCTTCTTGCCGGAAGCCACCGCCCGGCATGTGAGGGGCGTGAGTGCTCGGCAGCTCGGCACTCGGACCGAGCGTCATTACCGAACCAGCCAGCTCTACTACTATCGCAAGCATGCCTCTTGGGCCGAACTCCTGGGACTGCGCGCCTATCTCGCCATCAAGTACGCAGCCAAGGCGCTACGCACTCCTCGCCACGCCTCGATCTACCTGGAGGTCCTGGCCGCAGTCTTTCGAGGCGCCTAG
- a CDS encoding lysylphosphatidylglycerol synthase transmembrane domain-containing protein, protein MRRKLGLVLQLVFSVAAIALLVRMTNPAQALSALRQANPAWTGLAIATWAFIQVLCIVKWQWVNRIQGVRIPLGPLSSAYLVGMFFNTFLPSSFGGDAVRAYKLARYSGATGSSVGSVVVDRFLALHSLLVVSLAAVLFSPDMRQAVSPSLLAAILLAGSAPFAFPWLLEKPAFSRLRDRFPLLREAVATLGAPGVGAQTLRVWGLAIAIQYLNAVMHFFLILAIGRSVPLAYVLAFVPVMVLLTSLPLSVNGIGIRESSLVFFLGRVGVGSPEALAVGVLSLAMLLLAGAVGGGVHLLETLARPARKATGV, encoded by the coding sequence ATGCGGCGCAAGCTCGGCCTGGTCTTGCAGCTAGTCTTCAGCGTGGCGGCGATCGCGCTGCTGGTGAGAATGACCAACCCCGCCCAGGCCCTCTCGGCCCTGAGACAGGCGAACCCGGCATGGACCGGACTTGCGATCGCCACCTGGGCCTTCATCCAGGTCCTCTGCATCGTCAAGTGGCAGTGGGTGAACCGCATCCAGGGGGTCCGTATCCCCCTCGGGCCGCTGTCCAGCGCTTACCTGGTCGGCATGTTCTTCAACACCTTCTTGCCTTCGAGCTTCGGCGGGGACGCGGTGCGCGCCTACAAGCTCGCACGGTACTCGGGGGCGACGGGATCGTCGGTGGGGTCGGTGGTGGTGGATCGGTTCCTGGCGCTGCATTCCCTCCTGGTGGTTTCGCTGGCGGCCGTGCTCTTCTCGCCCGACATGCGGCAAGCCGTGTCGCCTTCCTTGCTGGCGGCCATCCTGCTCGCGGGGAGCGCGCCCTTCGCCTTTCCTTGGTTACTTGAAAAGCCGGCATTTTCGCGCTTGCGAGATCGCTTCCCCTTGCTTCGAGAGGCGGTCGCCACGCTTGGCGCTCCCGGCGTCGGCGCGCAGACCCTGCGGGTGTGGGGGCTGGCCATCGCGATCCAGTACCTGAACGCGGTGATGCACTTCTTCTTGATCCTGGCCATCGGCAGGAGCGTCCCTTTGGCCTACGTCCTGGCCTTCGTTCCGGTCATGGTCCTCTTGACCAGCTTGCCGCTCTCGGTGAACGGCATCGGGATCCGCGAGAGCAGCCTGGTCTTCTTCCTGGGGAGGGTCGGCGTCGGATCGCCCGAAGCGCTCGCCGTGGGCGTCTTGAGCCTCGCGATGCTGCTGCTGGCCGGGGCCGTCGGCGGCGGGGTGCACCTTCTCGAGACCCTCGCCCGCCCTGCTCGCAAGGCGACGGGAGTCTAG